A part of Fusarium oxysporum Fo47 chromosome III, complete sequence genomic DNA contains:
- a CDS encoding ankyrin repeat-containing domain protein, with product MATIRNVKQPHVVQVKENPQDLFFLNVTLDIFYRLARLDVVNHRGSYPQLHLAAFYGWVDIIVKLLSLGSNPDVQDWKGTTALHVACASVEVASTEIVQVLMNKGADPNLKVEATGFAPIHQLIAACCNEAEPWDSNGKIEILVDAGADINIRDKHDRTPIHIASCIPWDNSVFDLLYQRGARLDLLDDMERSILHYAGLYGDLDHIEYLREHRLTGLDPEGKDINNQTPMDLMVWRANTEQEKLWENMKKPAAEEVKAFRSLIEEFRIHHFQDGHGTSYQDHRGCWHQVNHPKNANQLNQGKRLGHRLIRPKATLLPPPSIEHERAVGEWCAYYA from the exons ATGGCTACAATCC GTAACGTTAAACAACCGCACGTCGTCCAGGTCAAGGAGAATCCGCAGgatctcttcttcctgaATGTGACACTCGACATCTTCTACCGCCTGGCTCGTCTCGATGTCGTGAACCACCGCGGTAGCTATCCCCAACTCCATCTCGCTGCCTTCTACGGATGGGTCGATATCATTGTCAAACTGCTCAGCTTGGGCAGCAACCCTGATGTCCAAGACTGGAAGGGGACAACCGCATTGCATGTTGCCTGCGCGTCTGTGGAGGTAGCCTCGACGGAAATTGTTCAGGTTCTGATGAATAAGGGTGCTGATCCGAACCTCAAGGTCGAAGCTACAGGCTTTGCTCCTATCCATCAGCTCATCGCGGCATGTTGCAATGAGGCTGAGCCTTGGGACTCTAATGGAAAGATTGAGATACTTGTGGATGCTGGAGCCGACATCAATATACGGGATAAACATGACCGGACCCCTATCCATATCGCGTCTTGTATCCCCTGGGACAATAGCGTCTTTGATCTTCTTTACCAAAGAGGTGCAAGacttgaccttctcgacGATATGGAGAGATCCATCTTGCATTACGCGGGGCTATACGGAGACCTGGATCACATTGAATACCTACGCGAGCATCGCCTTACAGGACTGGACCCAGAGGGCAaagacatcaacaaccaaaCGCCAATGGATTTGATGGTATGGAGGGCAAACACTGAACAAGAAAAGCTATGGGAAAATATGAAAAAGCCAGCTGCAGAAGAAGTCAAAGCCTTTCGTTCTTTGATCGAAGAGTTTAGGATACATCACTTTCAGGACGGGCATGGCACAAGCTATCAGGACCATCGAGGTTGCTGGCACCAAGTAAATCATCCGAAGAATGCAAACCAGTTGAACCAGGGAAAACGTCTCGGTCATCGCCTTATCAGGCCGAAGGCCACCCTTCTCCCGCCGCCTTCTATTGAACACGAAAGGGCTGTTGGAGAGTGGTGTGCATATTATGCTTGA
- a CDS encoding alkaline ceramidase codes for MFEKLSLRIPYPPPQEGFWGQPTSTLNWCEEDYVISHYAAEITNTLTNLLFMALGVQGVRTCLKYEHDMVFVIAYLGYLLVGCGSFAFHATLSYPMQLVDELSMIYTTSILCYAIFTHDRSRLFSILLGIGLVVLSISITAYYHYIQDPSFHQNAFTILFLATVFRSLYTMEAILRPTLSDKYANNSRRTSLSDKEALYSSIRIDQAIIREMRWIVAMGFITCAAGIAAWTLDNLRCGDFVQWRHRVGLPWGILLEGHGWWHLMTGLGVNYFITWGIWLRHCLNGLQEQYILHWPHKLFSLPVVVPSPEHARYLKLQHVENDALGGTGLEKKQL; via the exons ATGTTCGAGAAGCTCAGTCTCCGAATTCCGTACCCTCCACCACAAGAAGGATTTTGGGGACAACCAACTTCCACTTTAAACTGGTGCGAGGAA GACTATGTCATCAGCCATTACGCTGCGGAAATCACCAACACTTTGACCAACCTGTTATTCATGGCGCTTGGCGTTCAGGGAGTGCGGACTTGCCTCAAGTACGAACATGACATGGTCTTTGTCATCGCATACCTGGGCTATTTGCTAGTAGGCTGCGGTAGTTTTGCTTTCCACGCTACGTTGTCAT ATCCAATGCAGCTCGTGGACGAGCTTTCCATGATCTATACAACATCCATCCTCTGTTATGCAATCTTCACACACGACAGGTCTCGCTTGTTCTCGATACTCCTCGGGATCGGACTCGTTGTGCTATCCATTTCAATTACA GCATATTACCACTACATTCAAGACCCTTCATTCCACCAAAACGCCTTTACCATCCTTTTTCTTGCTACAGTGTTCCGAAGTCTGTACACGATGGAAGCAATCTTGCGTCCCACGTTGAGCGACAAGTACGCAAACAACTCCCGCAGGACTTCGCTCTCAGACAAGGAAGCGCTATATTCCTCTATTCGAATTGATCAGGCTATAATTCGTGAGATGCGATGGATTGTGGCCATGGGGTTCATCACCTGTGCAGCAGGTATTGCCGCCTGGACACTTGACAACTTACGCTGCGGTGATTTTGTCCAGTGGAGACATCGAGTGGGACTGCCATGGGGTATACTCCTTGAAGGCCATGGG TGGTG GCACCTGATGACTGGGCTGGGAGTGAACTACTTTATTACCTGGGGTATTTGGCTTAGGCATTGCTTGAACGGCTTGCAAGAACAATACATCTTGCATTGGCCACATAAGCTATTCTCCCTCCCAGTTGTCGTTCCCTCGCCTGAACACGCACGATACCTAAAGCTACAGCATGTAGAGAATGATGCCCTCGGGGGTACTGGCTTGGAGAAAAAGCAGCTGTAA
- a CDS encoding lipoxygenase — translation MLLNIALLLNVAGAIATANRPRPFSLPSSNASGRAAAIEKTRQGFQYGTDDTLIGVNPWPSGPLGKKSVKAHYSAFEVAETPVYKHVEEDAAHAQASLNGTLHLDSFEDYLKLYDGQWQNSVPDGLAEGVLRNAKSDLSFAMERLSVHPESLRRVRPDERVSLRIEEKLARKITTKTQRSLQKEGRLFIVDHSSLANLTLTKGRYAGACEALFFIHPTTGEFLPLAIRPNNGSPLIYTPLDEENDWNLAKILLNMNDVWHNQWYHLAAAHISSDLIYMSATRSFSDMHPVWGLVRRLGVNSFAYRVGASTSLVNPGGDIEKNFAWNGDQAIKYSKQVWHSECAPWQANYLETKLKRRGLINCDYGPELESFPYYEDASVILDALQTFITAYIDAYYPSDDAIAADNELLAWFNEAANVASIVDFPDSITTKSELVAVLSHHAYLISILHGSLNSNSLVHYSAVLPMHPLSLYQPLPKDKGISSLVSFLPNLEASIQQIALVTAFNQAQMAGTTDSLLFLFDEPEFHSRINKEARAASKVYSATLSKFSEDVKARKLDGNSYSQGMPFVWNVFDPNTGPGILAA, via the exons ATGCTCTTAAATATCGCGTTGCTATTGAATGTTGCTGGGGCCATCGCAACAGCGAATCGGCCACGACCGTTTTCACTCCCGTCGAGCAACGCTTCAGGCCGAGCTGCCGCGATTGAAAAAACGCGTCAAGGTTTCCAGTACGGAACGGATGATACCCTCATCGGTGTTAACCCATGGCCCTCGGGACCACTCGGAAAAAAGTCCGTCAAGGCGCACTACAGTGCTTTTGAAGTAGCTGAGACACCTGTCTACAAGcatgttgaagaggatgCTGCCCACGCCCAAGCGTCCCTAAATGGG ACCCTCCACTTAGACTCGTTCGAAGATTATCTGAAGCTATACGATGGTCAGTGGCAGAACAGCGTTCCAGACGGGCTCGCTGAAGGAGTCCTTCGCAATGCCAAGTCCGATCTGTCTTTTGCAATGGAGCGCCTCTCAGTACACCCTGAAAGTCTACGACGAGTCAGACCAGATGAGCGCGTATCACTGCGCATCGAAGAAAAGCTTGCACGGAAGATCACGACAAAGACACAGCGTTCTCTCCAGAAAGAAGGGCGTTTATTCATCGTCGATCATAGCAGTCTGGCGAATCTGACTTTGACAAAAGGCCGCTATGCTGGTGCTTGTGAGGCGCTGTTCTTCATTCACCCTACTACAGGGGAATTCTTACCACTAGCTATTCGTCCCAACAACGGCTCACCTTTGATCTACACTCCTCTCGATGAAGAAAATGACTGGAATCTAGCTAAGATACTGCTTAACATGAATGATGTCTGGCATAATCAGTGGTATCACCTCGCCGCAGCTCACATCTCTTCCGACCTCATCTACATGTCAGCTACCCGGTCATTCAGTGACATGCACCCAGTCTGGGGTCTGGTCCGTCGCT TGGGCGTCAACTCTTTCGCATACCGGGTGGGAGCTAGCACATCCCTCGTCAACCCCGGCGGCGACATCGAAAAGAACTTTGCTTGGAATGGCGACCAAGCAATCAAGTACAGTAAACAGGTTTGGCATTCCGAATGCGCCCCCTGGCAGGCGAATTATCTCGAAACAAAGCTCAAGCGACGGGGTTTGATAAACTGCGATTACGGTCCTGAGCTGGAGTCATTCCCATATTACGAGGATGCATCGGTCATTTTAGATGCTCTGCAAACGTTTATCACCGCGTATATTGACGCATATTACCCTTCGGACGATGCCATCGCCGCGGATAATGAGCTCCTCGCTTGGTTCAACGAAGCAGCCAACGTCGCCTCCATCGTTGACTTTCCGGACTCCATCACTACCAAATCGGAATTGGTCGCTGTTCTCTCTCATCACGCGTATCTCATCTCAATCCTTCATGGATCGCTAAATAGCAATAGTCTTGTGCATTACAGTGCCGTTTTGCCGATGCACCCGCTGTCACTATATCAACCGCTGCCAAAGGACAAGGGCATCTCTAGCCTCGTGTCATTTCTTCCAAACCTAGAAGCCTCGATACAGCAGATCGCGCTCGTCACGGCGTTCAACCAAGCACAGATGGCTGGAACCACCGATTCgttactttttcttttcgacGAACCTGAGTTCCATTCCCGCATCAACAAGGAGGCACGCGCAGCTTCCAAAGTGTATTCAGCCACTTTATCGAAGTTCAGTGAGGACGTCAAAGCGAGGAAACTTGATGGTAATAGTTATAGTCAAGGAATGCCGTTTGTGTGGAATGTCTTTGATCCGAATACGGGACCCGGAATCCTTGCCGCATAG
- a CDS encoding fungal-specific transcription factor domain-containing protein: MNHDEHNIPQPHRQVAGIRRYRSKSQRPCDLCRARKVLCNIPDPTRPCQLCDRTGRDCTFVGNPNKKPRDSRTRRLDSDGGGTPIVVPQPEQALAQDAGVYETLRMPDETQSSGIEPGLDLTPLDGTVSQSIFSPGGGINWDISFDQHGIDGGDQPFDFFANGELPNLEPLDDPTPSDDYGEIPITTPGKTTEPPASPTALFERLSFDQRPDHSTSLIGFSNESDPFSLNHFPYSSSDEVDFYRVAYRRQQHPQDQTFPANPPIHFLQSQTGTAIESQKIVDKCMSSLGDREHLEKLVDRETGVALVKLYFRFVFEDLPILSRSLVFEDLNKFVAEASTGLLAGIYALALPFTPWDEKLCLDSAYFKPDVTDLWQVSYTCLQKELHFPRLSTIQIFLLLLNHTPFDVVVVENPFVWSLAASMLAMAQSLGLNVNSTGWKLPAWEVRLRRRLWWAVYVEYTWRAVTHGRSSMISDDDWDVSSLTSADFTLDPTAIIPESIRDQSLEYFIRLCSLTEITSGICRQFFSLRAASRPQILDSLLEQARGPRQQLLKWLEDLPESLALRPEPSDSDADDSVKSHRSLYVAYYTTHILVLRALLRPIIDSNTQLNHVQSSVETVLQACRGLIQTVIKFIRGLDARHQSAFWPAYTRNCLAYPGLFCYMLCLQKRQPDMTAYDQNLLATWRKTLRTRMQSWPFLRFAIVKVDAIYWKKLYQDKN, from the exons ATGAATCATGACGAGCATAACATTCCGCAACCGCACCGCCAAGTCGCGGGCATAAGGCGCTACCGCTCCAAGTCGCAAAGACCATGTGATCTATGTAGGGCCCGAAAAGTGCTCTGCAACATCCCTGATCCGACGCGTCCATGCCAGCTTTGTGACCGCACAGGACGCGATTGCACGTTTGTGGGGAATCCGAATAAGAAGCCGAGGGATAGTCGGACGAGGCGGCTGGATTCTGATGGTGGAGGGACGCCGATTGTTGTGCCGCAGCCGGAACAGGCGCTTGCGCAGGATGCGGGTGTGTATGAGACGCTGCGCATGCCGGATG AAACCCAATCTTCCGGTATTGAGCCAGGACTCGACTTAACCCCTCTGGATGGCACAGTATCCCAATCCATCTTCTCCCCAGGCGGTGGGATCAACTGGGACATATCATTCGATCAACACGGCATAGACGGCGGCGACCAGCCGTTTGACTTCTTCGCCAACGGCGAACTTCCCAATCTTGAGCCCCTCGATGACCCAACGCCCTCAGACGATTACGGAGAAATTCCCATTACCACCCCCGGCAAAACAACAGAACCTCCCGCCAGCCCAACAGCCCTATTCGAGCGCCTTTCATTCGACCAACGGCCAGACCACTCAACGTCACTAATTGGCTTTTCTAACGAGTCGGATCCGTTTTCTCTTAATCATTTTCCGTACTCGAGTAGTGATGAAGTCGACTTTTATCGCGTTGCGTATCGACGGCAACAGCATCCCCAAGATCAAACGTTCCCAGCGAATCCTCCTATCCATTTTTTGCAGAGTCAAACGGGGACTGCTATTGAGAGTCAGAAGATTGTGGATAAGTGTATGTCGTCGCTGGGTGATAGGGAACATCTGGAGAAATTGGTGGATCGAGAGACAGGCGTGGCTTTAGTGAAACT GTACTTCAGGTTTGTTTTCGAAGACTTACCAATCCTTTCTCGCTCTCTCGTCTTTGAGGACTTGAACAAATTTGTCGCAGAGGCATCGACCGGCTTACTCGCGGGTATATACGCCCTCGCACTGCCCTTCACCCCCTGGGACGAAAAGCTCTGTCTCGACAGTGCATATTTCAAGCCTGACGTCACTGATCTGTGGCAAGTCTCCTACACATGCCTCCAAAAGGAACTTCATTTCCCCCGTCTCTCCACCATCCAGAtattcctcctccttctcaatcACACCCCTTTTGATGTCGTCGTTGTGGAGAACCCGTTTGTATGGTCCTTAGCAGCTTCCATGCTGGCCATGGCTCAGTCACTTGGCTTGAATGTCAATTCGACTGGATGGAAGTTGCCGGCGTGGGAGGTTCGCCTTCGGAGACGGTTATGGTGGGCTGTTTATGTTGAGTATACTTGGCGTGCAGTAACTCATGGTCGATCTTCTATGATATCTGACGATGATTGGGATGTCTCATCACTTACATCTGCCGACTTCACTCTTGATCCTACAGCCATCATACCGGAGAGCATTCGAGATCAGTCACTCGAATATTTCATTCGTTTGTGCTCATTGACAGAGATCACTAGCGGAATCTGTCGACAATTCTT CTCCCTACGTGCTGCATCACGGCCTCAAATTCTTGACTCActtcttgaacaagctcGTGGGCCACGTCAGCAGCTACTCAAATGGCTAGAAGATCTTCCTGAATCGCTAGCACTCAGGCCAGAGCCAAGTGACAGTGATGCAGATGACTCCGTCAAGAGTCACAGATCCCTCTACGTAGCATATTACACCACGCATATCCTCGTTTTACGTGCGCTCTTACGTCCCATAATTGACAGCAACACACAGCTCAATCATGTACAATCTTCCGTGGAAACCGTCCTCCAAGCATGTCGTGGTCTAATCCAAACAGTCATCAAGTTTATCCGCGGCTTAGATGCAAGACATCAATCGGCATTTTGGCCTGCTTATACACGGAACTGTCTAGCATATCCCGGACTATTCTGCTACATGCTCTGTCTCCAGAAGCGGCAGCCTGATATGACGGCGTATGACCAGAACCTTCTCGCAACATGGAGAAAGACTCTCCGCACTCGAATGCAGTCGTGGCCCTTTCTCCGATTTGCTATTGTCAAGGTTGACGCTATTTACTGGAAGAAACTATACCAAGACAAGAATTGA